From Penicillium psychrofluorescens genome assembly, chromosome: 1, one genomic window encodes:
- a CDS encoding uncharacterized protein (ID:PFLUO_000247-T1.cds;~source:funannotate), whose translation MSVLAVAIFLSAATGLVHQLVEHSHWNELRDGSNKSPQKQKTIPPLVIDTFQDPTLNDLGFWHGSGENLIVEHSPGFVRFTPTDPDQNFHTQFDTHGCFSLWPWQNQFLHVVFEGTDKFSVSLNEHNAECDPRRRPFPGVPDTVEAARYVMRTVVSDHGEPSQSRNSTTRQDESHIPAWDAPGSYSKTELYIPMSHFHIAQNRVVSVSFHGFYTHESVTLHRVEIVPMVPSPSPENEYFKIPSKLPNGRLVFRCSRPGSFAFGIDDGQPQLAQQVMEILDREDVRVTFFVVGAGLRDPETNFTQVYREMLQKGHQIALHSNTHPKMEGLPTVGEIDDEILQTMQIFKEKLNVESSYFRPPYGTVGARMRQQLAQHLPNPYIVNWTVDVEDWLWANTTTPEKQLEAFTNSVSRGGNLAVMHYVNPTTVQYLPQFIQLVKSAGMQIMRIDQCLEDGPPL comes from the exons ATGTCTGTCCTTGCTgtcgccatcttcctctccgccgcGACAGGGTTGGTccaccagctcgtcgagcACAGCCACTGGAACGAGCTCCGAGATGGCAGCAACAAATCCCCTCAAAAGCAAAAGACCATACCACCTCTCGTCATCGACACTTTTCAAGACCCCACACTTAATGACCTGGGCTTCTGGCACGGTTCCGGGGAGAACCTGATCGTCGAGCACAGTCCAGGCTTCGTGCGCTTCACCCCGACAGATCCAGATCAGAACTTCCACACCCAATTCGACACGCACGGCTGCTTCAGTCTCTGGCCGTGGCAGAATCAGTTCTTGCACGTTGTCTTTGAGGGTACGGATAAATTCAGTGTTTCGCTGAACGAACACAATGCCGAGTGCGACCCCCGTCGTCGCCCATTCCCTGGTGTGCCTGATACAGTGGAAGCTGCTCGATATGTGATGAGGACTGTTGTCAGTGATCATGGTGAGCCCAGTCAAAGCAGAAACTCAACTACTCGACAAGACGAGTCACACATACCCGCATGGGACGCGCCTGGTTCATACAGCAAGACCGAGCTCTACATCCCCATGTCTCATTTTCACATTGCTCAAAACCGTGTGGTATCAGTTTCGTTCCATGGCTTCTACACCCACGAGTCAGTCACTCTGCACCGTGTCGAGATCGTGCCCATGGTtccttcgccgtcgccggAGAATGAGTACTTCAAAATACCGAGCAAATTACCTAACGGCAGGCTTGTTTTTCGTTGTTCGCGGCCGGGTTCTTTTGCCTTTGGCATTGATGATGGTCAGCCGCAGCTTGCGCAGCAGGTCATGGAAATCCTGGACAGGGAGGATGTCCGAGTTACTTTCTTCGTTGTGGGTGCTGGACTCCGTGACCCCGAGACCAATTTCACTCAGGTATACCGTGAGATGTTGCAGAAGGGACACCAAATTGCGCTACATTCAAACACTCATCCCAA GATGGAGGGCCTCCCGACTGTGGGGGAAATCGACGACGAGATCCTCCAGACAATGCAGATCTTTAAAGAAAAGCTCAATGTCGAGT CATCATACTTCCGTCCACCCTATGGAACCGTCGGCGCCCGCAtgcgccagcagctcgcccagcaTCTTCCCAACCCTTACATTGTCAACTGGACCGTCGACGTCGAGGACTGGCTATGGGCCAACACCACCACGCCGGAGAAACAGCTCGAGGCATTCACCAACAGCGTCTCCAGGGGAGGCAACCTCGCTGTCATGCACTATGTCAACCCGACCACAGTCCAGTATCTGCCGCAGTTCATTCAATTGGTTAAGAGTGCAGGGATGCAAATTATGCGCATTGATCAGTGTTTAGAAGATGGACCGCCGTTGTGA
- a CDS encoding uncharacterized protein (ID:PFLUO_000248-T1.cds;~source:funannotate), whose translation MLPRRFSRRLAAFATVAVLFLLYHLYTLQSGLQPPSARPLSSTTEPQYTGEPEPVCPPLPGIEDVLVVMKTGVTESRDKVPIHFTTTLRCIPDYIIVSDFDEEIEGVKIRDVLHNIDSEVRDRVHDFDIYNRIRQQGRKGLGGDDFSDVANSALGKPNNPGWKLDKWKFLPMAQEALRTKPKAKWFIFMEADTYVSWTTALAWLSHYDASKPHYLGTETQIADVVFAHGGSGFVLSNPALTRTVESYTSHTKEWHDYTDFHWAGDCVLGKALLEVGVNLEFSWPILQNSNLGELSEFNKGFYREPWCFPSMALHHLTPAEIKSLWEFESKRWRKNKRTLLHSDLFREYLYPEIATQPTRLDWDNNAEDDQPFATSFEDCREVCEAQKGCVQFVFKGGSCYTGGSPRLGGKSSDAVSGWLTTRIREMMDNKGLCSVPDWGV comes from the exons ATGCTCCCTCGTCGGTTCAGCCGTCGCCTGGCTGCCTTCGCCACCGTCGcggtcctcttcctcctctaCCATCTGTACACCCTGCAATCGGGACTCCAGCCGCCATCAGCACGACCactctcctccaccaccgaaCCCCAGTATACCGgcgagcccgagcccgtgTGTCCGCCACTCCccggcatcgaggatgtgCTGGTGGTCATGAAGACCGGGGTGACGGAGTCGCGCGACAAAGTCCCCATCCACTTCACGACCACCCTCCGCTGCATCCCCGACTACATCATCGTGTCGGACTTTGATGAAGAAATCGAGGGCGTCAAGATCCGGGATGTCCTCCATAACATAGACTCGGAGGTCCGGGATCGCGTGCACGACTTCGACATCTACAACCGCATCCGCCAACAAGGGCGCAAGGGTCTGGGCGGGGACGACTTCAGCGACGTGGCCAATTCCGCCCTCGGCAAGCCCAACAATCCCGGCTGGAAGCTTGATAAATGGAAGTTTCTGCCCATGGCACAGGAGGCCCTTCGCACGAAACCCAAAGCCAAGTGGTTTATTTTCATGGAGGCAGACACCTACGTCTCGTGGACGACCGCGCTGGCGTGGTTGAGCCATTACGACGCCTCGAAGCCGCACTATCTGGGTACGGAGACGCAAATCGCGGATGTTGTCTTTGCCCATGGCGGGTCGGGCTTTGTGCTCTCCAACCCGGCGCTGACCCGTACGGTGGAGAGCTATACCTCCCACACCAAGGAGTGGCATGATTATACGGACTTCCACTGGGCGGGGGATTGTGTGCTGGGTAAGGCTCTCTTGGAGGTCGGCGTCAATCTGGAGTTCTCGTGGCCGATCCTACAAAACTCCAACCTGGGCGAACTGAGCGAGTTCAACAAGGGCTTCTACCGCGAACCGTGGTGTTTCCCCTCCATGGCTCTGCACCATTTGACCCCCGCCGAGATCAAAAGTCTGTGGGAATTCGAATCAAAGCGCTGGCGC AAAAACAAACGCACTTTGCTGCATAGCGATCTCTTCCGCGAATACCTCTACCCCGAAATCGCAACCCAGCCCACCCGTCTAGACTGGGACAACAACGCCGAAGACGACCAGCCATTCGCTACATCCTTCGAAGACTGTCGCGAGGTCTGCGAGGCGCAAAAGGGCTGCGTACAATTCGTCTTCAAGGGTGGATCCTGTTATACAGGCGGCAGCCCACGTCTCGGTGGCAAGTCCTCCGACGCGGTGTCCGGCTGGCTGACGACCAGGATCCGGGAAATGATGGACAACAAGGGATTATGCAGTGTGCCGGACTGGGGGGTCTGA
- a CDS encoding uncharacterized protein (ID:PFLUO_000249-T1.cds;~source:funannotate), with the protein MNLDVLELLPVYLLPQRLQVISSLEVGPSSPFLTAERDSQEYKQWERVWTLIASMQGLRRILVWLTGHQREDVVLTPAAERLLLEPMLLVQGVPDFQVYLVSEASDAEIFQDTLFQVNRFLPDSEETGEVIERVDARSVSTLEE; encoded by the coding sequence ATGAACTTGGACGTTCTCGAGTTGCTACCGGTCTACCTCTTGCCTCAGCGACTCCAAGTCATCTCTTCGCTAGAGGTTGGGCCAAGTAGCCCTTTCCTGACAGCTGAGAGGGACAGCCAGGAGTATAAGCAATGGGAACGAGTCTGGACCTTAATTGCCTCTATGCAAGGGTTACGGCGCATTCTCGTGTGGCTTACTGGTCATCAACGTGAAGATGTGGTTCTAACACCCGCTGCGGAGCGTTTGTTGCTGGAGCCAATGCTTCTAGTACAGGGGGTTCCGGATTTCCAGGTCTATCTCGTCTCGGAAGCATCAGATGCGGAGATATTCCAGGACACACTGTTTCAAGTGAATCGCTTTCTACCGGATAGCGAAGAGACCGGGGAGGTCATTGAAAGAGTGGATGCCCGAAGTGTCAGCACTCTAGAGGAGTAG
- a CDS encoding uncharacterized protein (ID:PFLUO_000250-T1.cds;~source:funannotate), whose translation MAATLSEMSPAEAESVYFNEYPPPKNLPNHEALARAFIDLHVEANRRVVLVTSGGTTVPLEAQTVRFIDNFSAGTRGATSAEYFLEQGYAVIFLHRQYSLLPYSRHYSHSTNCFLDFMDEAPSTSDQGRIVVRDEYQKEMRDVLRKYRYAKQNNLLLLLPFTTVAEYMFELRSLAKLMRPLGANALFYLAAAVSDFFIPRSRMAEHKIQSMEVPAHLDKGSKAAGQDDIYTGENEDQPQSQRKKLVINLDPVPKFLHRLVDGWAPDGSMVVSFKLETDPGLLVYKSRTALQRYSHHLVIGNLLSTRKWEVVFITPDAPYERWIRVPKSRRSKSISGVEDQVGLAEAQKLNGSVLAPDAEADPVAAEHGTSRDGVEIETLIIPELVKMHTKMVEKKAQRDQQ comes from the coding sequence ATGGCCGCTACCCTCAGTGAAATGTCACCGGCCGAGGCCGAATCCGTCTACTTCAATGAATATCCACCCCCCAAAAATCTCCCCAATCATGAAGCGCTCGCCCGCGCATTCATTGATCTCCACGTCGAAGCCAACCGGCGCGTGGTCCTGGTGACCTCGGGAGGCACGACAGTCCCACTCGAAGCGCAGACGGTGCGGTTTATCGACAATTTCTCCGCCGGTACCCGCGGCGCCACGTCCGCTGAGTATTTCCTGGAGCAAGGATACGCGGTGATCTTTCTGCACCGCCAGTACAGCCTCCTGCCGTACTCGCGTCATTACAGCCACTCGACCAACTGTTTCTTGGATTTTATGGACGAGGCGCCGTCAACCTCGGACCAGGGACGTATCGTCGTGCGCGACGAGTATCAAAAAGAGATGCGCGATGTGCTGCGCAAGTACCGCTACGCCAAGCAGAATaacctgctcctccttctACCATTCACCACGGTTGCAGAGTACATGTTCGAGCTGCGGTCGCTGGCGAAACTGATGCGGCCACTCGGCGCGAACGCGCTCTTCTACCTGGCTGCGGCCGTCAGCGACTTTTTCATCCCGCGCAGCCGCATGGCTGAGCATAAGATCCAGTCAATGGAGGTGCCTGCCCATTTAGACAAAGGCAGCAAGGCCGCCGGGCAGGATGACATCTACACCGGCGAGAACGAGGATCAACCACAATCGCAGCGCAAAAAGCTCGTCATCAACCTGGACCCCGTGCCCAAGTTCCTGCACCGCTTAGTCGACGGCTGGGCGCCGGACGGGAGCATGGTTGTCTCCTTCAAGCTGGAGACTGACCCGGGCTTACTAGTCTACAAGTCCCGCACGGCGCTCCAGCGATACTCGCACCACCTAGTCATCGGCAATCTGCTCTCCACCCGGAAATGGGAGGTGGTCTTTATCACCCCCGATGCGCCGTACGAGCGCTGGATCCGCGTGCCCAAGTCGCGGCGTAGCAAGAGTATCTCCGGTGTCGAGGACCAGGTCGGCTTGGCGGAGGCTCAGAAGTTGAATGGCTCTGTGCTGGCCCCAGATGCAGAGGCGGACCCCGTTGCTGCGGAGCATGGGACGAGTCGCGATGGGGTTGAGATTGAGACCTTGATTATTCCGGAGTTGGTCAAGATGCATACAaagatggtggagaagaaggcacAGCGGGATCAGCAATGA
- a CDS encoding uncharacterized protein (ID:PFLUO_000251-T1.cds;~source:funannotate) gives MYSADSFDVTLQFLLQQAAWLYDRQLSQVRAQMRKVPTTQSTSPSPAPGSVSGSGAWAGQPQKGPRGPSRHVSQQNDTLPLRAGGVRRTSSTSTTTINQLRSSRDPSRTDTPTGEGKEPRWDSFGRRSSFTRREQPPPSSLLRSPPLQEEDFTSSSSEESEEEDDTKQGPRFKRFGKFSTHRAGLRDDEDDDDDDDDTPAFLPLSRATEPTSRERPAQEPSATLRLEEERRRSTEHQRPPRIPVTSDSPASSVSSGVPANLPQGESRRPSQAMGTLSPHPRGEAPRRSPRKSTASGREASDGTPSMGSSFSDLDALLDASVTQSALEEALMSNMQHGGMASRMSTISQALRSKYLP, from the exons ATGTACAGTGCGGATAGCTTTGATGTTACCCTGCAGTTTTTGCTTCAGCAAGCAGCATGGCTCTACGACCGACAGTTATCCCAGGTTCGGGCCCAAATGCGTAAAGTCCCCACCACGCAGTCGACTTCTCCGTCTCCGGCACCGGGATCGGTATCTGGCAGCGGCGCATGGGCCGGACAGCCACAGAAGGGACCCCGTGGCCCGAGTAGGCATGTATCGCAGCAGAACGATACACTGCCACTACGAG CAGGCGGTGTTCGGCGCACGAGCTCTACCTCGACCACCACGATCAACCAGCTCCGCAGTTCTCGTGATCCATCGCGCACCGACACTCCAAcgggagaagggaaggagcCGCGCTGGGATTCATTTGGCCGTCGGTCGTCATTCACAAGGCGTGAACAGCCACCACCGAGTTCGCTCTTGCGATCGCCTCCACTCCAGGAAGAGGATTTTacatcctcctcttcagaAGAgtcagaagaggaagacgacaCAAAACAAGGCCCCCGGTTCAAGCGCTTCGGAAAATTCTCTACCCATCGGGCCGGTCTAcgcgatgacgaggatgacgatgatgatgatgatgatacCCCTGCATTCCTTCCACTCAGTCGAGCGACCGAACCAACATCAAGGGAGAGGCCCGCACAAGAACCCAGCGCTACTCTTCGATTAGAGGAAGAGCGACGGCGCAGCACAGAGCACCAGCGTCCACCGCGGATACCGGTGACGAGCGACTCGCCAGCAAGCTCTGTCAGCTCTGGGGTCCCTGCCAATCTACCCCAGGGCGAGAGTCGACGACCGAGCCAGGCGATGGGGACATTGAGTCCTCATCCACGAGGAGAGGCGCCTCGTCGGAGTCCTCGCAAGTCTACCGCATCGGGACGAGAGGCTAGTGACGGGACTCCGAGCATGGGGAGTAGTTTCAGTGACCTTGATG CCCTGTTAGATGCCAGTGTCACACAATCCGCGCTCGAGGAAGCATTGATGAGCAACATGCAGCATGGCGGCATGGCCAGCCGGATGAGCACGATCAGCCAGGCCCTTCGCAGCAAATACCTGCCGTGA